The Candidatus Bathyarchaeota archaeon genome includes the window TATCAGCATAGTTCGTCGCTTCTTTTCTCGTTGCATCGGTACTATTTGCATCAACGACAATGATCTCAAAATTTTTGCACATCTGTTCTCTTAACGCTTTAAGGGTATTCCGGATTATCTTCTCTTCATTTAGAGTAGGTATAATGATTGAGAAAAAAGGGGACTTTGACTTTTCCAGGTTACTCAATGTTTAGAGTTTCACCCGTAATTCTCAATAAGGCTTGGAATGTTCTGTTCTCTTAAGAATTCTTTTGTATGTTTAGCTAGTGAGCTTACTGAATTTTTTTCATAAAATATTTCTTTAACAAGTCTCTTCAGATCATCCATTGAATCTACATCATACCAAACTGGTAATGTCGCTAATCTTAGATCAGATATTTCAATCCTCTTGATAGTTTCATCATATACTTTTGATGTACTCCAAGATATTTCCTCAAATAAACTTGAAATAAAAGATTTTAATCCAATTAAATAATAACCACCATCATAGCACGGGCCCAAAACGACGTCTATATCTCTTTTATTTAATAAAAAAAATGATTTTTCAATAGACGATGTAGGGAGAGTTGGTGAATCGCTACCAATAATAACTATCTGTTCGAAATTATCAGAAAACAATTCTTTGAAAACATTTGCAAGTCTCTCTCCCAAGTCTAATCCATTTTGTGGTATGAGTTTAAAATTCTTTGAAACAATTTCTCTGAAAAATTTCTCGGCACTACCAGGTGCGAATGCTAACGCTGACAATACATTTTTTACTTTTGATATTTGTTCTATCTTA containing:
- a CDS encoding TIGR04282 family arsenosugar biosynthesis glycosyltransferase, yielding MRKILVAMAKKPEKGKVKTRLCPPLSQEQAMNLYQNFLIDKIEQISKVKNVLSALAFAPGSAEKFFREIVSKNFKLIPQNGLDLGERLANVFKELFSDNFEQIVIIGSDSPTLPTSSIEKSFFLLNKRDIDVVLGPCYDGGYYLIGLKSFISSLFEEISWSTSKVYDETIKRIEISDLRLATLPVWYDVDSMDDLKRLVKEIFYEKNSVSSLAKHTKEFLREQNIPSLIENYG